A stretch of DNA from Cupriavidus taiwanensis:
CGTGCTGCTGGTGCGCGACCGCCGCGACGAAGGCCAGCCGCCGGCATGGCAGGCACTGGCTTACCAGCTTGACGGCAACACGCTGGTGCGCGTGGCCGCGCCGCCGGTGAACAACCGCGCCGCGCTGCAGTCGTCGCTGCTGGCGCTGCGCCAGGGCGGCGACAACAACGCGCAGGGGCGGCGCTTGCTGGGCAATGTCGACGGCATGAGCGCGCGCGCCTGGGTCGAACCCGGTGGCTGGCAGGCCGACAGCAACCGCATCCGCAACGTGCTGTTCAGCGGCAACGCGGCCAGCGCGGTGCAGGCCTCGGAGGTCGGCGCGGCGGTGCCCAACACCGCGGTGCGGGCGGTGGAACTGACCATCCTCGCCCGCATGGGCGACGGCGACGCGCCGCGGCAGTTCCAGAAGATCTGCATGTCGGGGCTATGACGCACGCCCGCCGCCTCTCCCACTTGCGGCCGCTGCGCCGCGCCCGCGGCGCCGCCGTGGTCACCGCGCTGCTGATGGTGACGCTGGCCGTGGTGGTGGTGTCGGGCATGCTGTGGCGGCAGCAGGTGCAGATCCGCGCCATCGAGAACCAGCGGCTGCTGGCCCAGGCCACCTGGATCCAGCGCGCCGCGGTCGACTGGGCGCGGCTGATCCTGCGCGACGACCAGCGCCGCAGCAACGTCGACGAGCTGGGCGAG
This window harbors:
- a CDS encoding PulJ/GspJ family protein, which encodes MKSATCSERRRGRRSAGGFTLLEMLVAITLLAVMAVIGWRALDSLTRGRERLIDHDVRLDALKVLYGQLQADCEHLANPTLLQGSPVEIGQNRVLLVRDRRDEGQPPAWQALAYQLDGNTLVRVAAPPVNNRAALQSSLLALRQGGDNNAQGRRLLGNVDGMSARAWVEPGGWQADSNRIRNVLFSGNAASAVQASEVGAAVPNTAVRAVELTILARMGDGDAPRQFQKICMSGL